The following are encoded in a window of Novosphingobium sp. ZN18A2 genomic DNA:
- a CDS encoding L-threonylcarbamoyladenylate synthase, giving the protein MPATKPANLYHPDADGLARAARVIAEGGTVAVPTETVYGLAARADDDAAVAAIYRAKGRPDFNPLIVHVPGIAAAERLAVFDDRARRLAAAFWPGALTMVLPRRDDAALAAAVSAGLPTVALRCPSHPVMQALLRECGLPLAAPSANRSGGVSPTSAAHVAASLGSRVDLILDGGETERGIESTIVALRDGGGWQVLRPGPVTEAQVAEILGPASDATAPAARIEAPGQMTSHYAPGKPVRLNAKEAVEGEFMIGFGPIAGDISLSPSADLAEAAARLYACLHAAADAAQLRIAIAPVPEEGIGVAINDRLRRAAA; this is encoded by the coding sequence ATGCCCGCGACAAAGCCCGCAAATCTATATCACCCCGATGCCGACGGCCTCGCACGCGCCGCGCGCGTGATCGCGGAAGGGGGCACCGTCGCGGTACCGACCGAAACGGTTTATGGCCTGGCCGCGCGCGCCGACGACGATGCGGCGGTTGCGGCAATCTATCGCGCGAAGGGGCGACCCGATTTCAACCCGCTGATCGTCCACGTGCCCGGCATCGCCGCGGCAGAACGGCTTGCCGTGTTCGACGACCGCGCACGCAGGCTGGCTGCGGCGTTCTGGCCCGGCGCGCTGACAATGGTCCTGCCCCGCCGCGACGACGCCGCGCTTGCGGCGGCGGTCAGCGCGGGGTTGCCCACCGTTGCGCTGCGCTGCCCCTCGCACCCGGTGATGCAGGCGCTGTTGCGCGAATGCGGGCTGCCGCTCGCAGCGCCAAGCGCCAACCGCAGCGGCGGCGTAAGCCCGACGAGCGCGGCGCACGTTGCCGCTTCGCTTGGATCGCGGGTGGACCTGATCCTCGACGGAGGCGAGACGGAGCGCGGCATAGAATCCACCATAGTCGCGCTGCGCGATGGCGGCGGCTGGCAGGTCTTGCGGCCCGGTCCCGTTACAGAGGCGCAGGTTGCCGAAATCCTTGGCCCGGCGAGTGACGCCACGGCGCCAGCGGCCCGAATCGAGGCGCCGGGCCAGATGACAAGCCACTATGCGCCGGGAAAACCCGTAAGGCTGAATGCGAAAGAGGCCGTGGAGGGGGAGTTCATGATCGGCTTCGGGCCGATTGCTGGCGATATTTCGCTGTCGCCGTCGGCCGATCTCGCCGAAGCGGCGGCACGGCTCTATGCCTGCCTGCACGCCGCCGCGGACGCAGCCCAGCTCCGCATTGCCATTGCGCCCGTTCCGGAAGAGGGGATTGGCGTCGCCATCAACGACCGATTGCGCCGCGCGGCAGCATGA
- a CDS encoding DUF815 domain-containing protein, protein MNDNLLSRIADALDRLAPPPPQNADWHDHPAYVWDGHSARGVDVLEAPPLDLMRGIDRQKTTVVENVSRLAHGADAHDMLLWGSRGMGKSALLRAATLAAQGETSGRIALVQASPDAGLSALFAKLRGVDRRFLVFLDDLGFDDGDEGAARRLRSWLEGGVEARPANVRLAVTSNRRAIVERHSSEQDDPINPRDAVDDRLALADRFGLSIGFHNCSQEDYLAIVAGYAAHYGLSFDEADALEWAKRRGQRSGRVARHYITELAGRSGKAL, encoded by the coding sequence ATGAACGACAACCTCCTGTCGCGCATCGCCGACGCGCTCGACCGGCTCGCCCCGCCGCCGCCGCAGAACGCAGACTGGCACGACCATCCCGCCTATGTGTGGGATGGCCATTCCGCGCGGGGCGTCGACGTGCTGGAAGCGCCGCCGCTTGACCTGATGCGCGGCATCGACCGTCAGAAGACGACCGTTGTCGAGAATGTTTCGCGGCTGGCACACGGCGCGGACGCGCACGACATGCTGCTGTGGGGATCGCGCGGCATGGGCAAGTCCGCGCTGCTTCGCGCCGCGACGCTTGCCGCACAGGGCGAGACGAGCGGCAGGATCGCGCTTGTGCAGGCAAGCCCCGACGCCGGGCTTTCCGCACTGTTCGCGAAGTTGCGCGGCGTTGACCGGCGCTTCCTTGTGTTCCTTGACGACCTGGGCTTCGACGACGGGGACGAGGGCGCGGCGCGCCGGTTGCGATCGTGGCTGGAAGGCGGCGTGGAGGCACGTCCCGCGAATGTCCGCCTTGCCGTCACCAGCAACCGCCGCGCCATAGTTGAGCGCCATTCAAGCGAGCAGGACGATCCTATCAACCCGCGCGACGCGGTGGACGACCGGTTGGCCCTTGCCGACCGCTTCGGCCTGTCCATCGGCTTTCACAACTGTTCGCAGGAAGATTATCTGGCGATCGTGGCCGGATATGCGGCGCACTATGGCCTGTCTTTCGACGAGGCCGACGCGCTGGAATGGGCCAAACGCCGTGGCCAGCGTTCAGGCCGGGTCGCGCGGCATTACATCACGGAACTGGCCGGACGGAGCGGGAAGGCGCTCTAG
- a CDS encoding S4 domain-containing protein codes for MRIDKLLYFLRFAKSRSIARKWAEAGHMRVNGRRIERCSQGVHEGDVLTMPLGESIAIVRVLALPGRRGPSLEARSCYERLDETLDASPASPLAALRFE; via the coding sequence ATGCGGATCGATAAATTGCTCTATTTTCTCCGCTTCGCGAAAAGCCGCAGTATCGCCCGGAAATGGGCGGAAGCCGGACACATGCGCGTCAACGGCCGCCGGATAGAGCGGTGTTCGCAGGGCGTTCACGAAGGTGACGTGCTGACCATGCCGCTGGGGGAAAGCATCGCGATCGTGCGCGTTCTTGCGCTTCCGGGGCGGCGCGGACCGTCGCTTGAAGCGCGCAGTTGCTACGAACGGCTCGACGAGACGCTTGACGCGTCGCCCGCTTCGCCTCTAGCTGCCCTTCGATTCGAGTAA
- the fdxA gene encoding ferredoxin FdxA, with protein sequence MTYVVTDACILCKYTDCVEVCPVDCFYEGENMLVINPSECIDCGVCEPECPAEAILPDTESGLEQWLELNTKYSAEWPNITAKHDAPSDADEHKGEEGKFEKYFSAEPGEGD encoded by the coding sequence ATGACCTATGTTGTCACCGACGCCTGTATCCTGTGCAAGTACACGGACTGCGTCGAGGTTTGCCCCGTCGATTGCTTTTACGAGGGTGAGAACATGCTGGTTATCAATCCCAGCGAATGCATCGATTGTGGCGTGTGCGAACCCGAATGTCCGGCGGAAGCCATCCTGCCCGATACCGAAAGCGGGCTGGAACAGTGGCTTGAGCTGAACACCAAGTATTCGGCGGAATGGCCCAACATCACCGCAAAGCACGATGCGCCATCCGACGCGGATGAACACAAGGGCGAGGAAGGCAAGTTCGAGAAGTACTTTTCGGCAGAGCCCGGCGAAGGCGACTGA
- a CDS encoding sorbosone dehydrogenase family protein, whose amino-acid sequence MSTLRKFLVALVVLVVVAGALLWFLTRGDTADLSEAQVSGGKPTIAEADGQTIPTVGIAKPVGWKSGERPVAAEGLEVTRFADGLDHPRSVYTLPNGDVLVAETNSPPRNGGGLTGMVERWLMNKAGAGEPSPNKIVVLRDTTGDGKADKRFVMANPALNSPFGMVLRDGRLYVANNDAVVSWPFQPGDTQLQGKPEKLVDLPAGGEHWVRNLVLSPDGSKLYISVGSSTNIADNGIAAEKGRAVIDEYNFATGKMREFGGGMRNPNGMAFEPATGELWTVVNERDMLGSDGPPDYLSNVPIGVQYGWPWVYWKDHYDGRVKAPPPDYLTGYVRKPEYSLGAHTAPLGLAFVKGGTLLGPNYADGAVIARHGSWNRKPLAGYDVVFVAFDDHGNVLPGQPKPILTGFLADKDGDKTHGRPVWVEWAKDGALLVSDDVGGVIWRVTAPGAAPAKPIAPIKSDLVPKEPKLNGSIATPDYQSKLMQPGR is encoded by the coding sequence ATGTCGACCTTGCGCAAATTCCTCGTCGCCCTGGTGGTTCTTGTCGTCGTAGCCGGGGCACTGCTCTGGTTTCTGACGCGTGGAGACACGGCGGATCTGTCCGAAGCACAAGTCAGCGGCGGAAAGCCCACGATTGCCGAAGCTGACGGCCAGACGATCCCGACGGTCGGCATCGCGAAGCCCGTCGGCTGGAAATCGGGCGAGCGCCCGGTGGCGGCCGAGGGGCTTGAAGTCACGCGCTTTGCGGACGGGCTCGATCACCCGCGCTCGGTCTATACGCTGCCAAACGGCGACGTGCTGGTGGCCGAAACCAACAGTCCCCCGCGCAACGGTGGCGGGCTGACGGGGATGGTGGAGCGCTGGCTGATGAACAAGGCGGGCGCGGGCGAACCTTCGCCGAACAAGATCGTGGTGCTGCGCGACACCACTGGCGACGGCAAGGCGGACAAGCGATTCGTCATGGCCAACCCGGCATTGAACTCTCCGTTCGGCATGGTCCTGCGCGACGGGCGGCTTTACGTGGCGAACAACGACGCGGTCGTATCGTGGCCGTTCCAGCCGGGCGACACGCAGCTGCAGGGCAAGCCGGAAAAGCTGGTGGACCTGCCGGCGGGCGGCGAACACTGGGTGCGCAACCTTGTGCTCAGCCCCGATGGGTCGAAGCTCTATATCTCGGTCGGCTCCTCCACCAACATCGCGGATAACGGCATCGCCGCCGAAAAGGGCCGCGCGGTGATAGACGAATACAATTTTGCCACGGGCAAGATGCGCGAATTCGGCGGCGGGATGCGCAATCCCAACGGCATGGCATTCGAACCCGCGACGGGCGAGTTGTGGACCGTCGTGAACGAACGCGACATGCTGGGATCGGACGGCCCGCCCGACTATCTCAGCAATGTTCCGATCGGCGTCCAGTACGGGTGGCCGTGGGTCTATTGGAAAGACCATTACGACGGCCGCGTGAAGGCGCCGCCGCCCGATTACCTGACGGGCTATGTCCGCAAGCCGGAATATTCGCTGGGCGCGCATACCGCGCCGCTGGGTCTGGCCTTCGTGAAGGGAGGCACGCTGCTGGGGCCGAACTATGCCGATGGCGCGGTGATCGCGCGCCACGGATCGTGGAACCGCAAGCCGCTGGCGGGATACGACGTGGTTTTCGTGGCCTTCGACGATCACGGCAATGTGCTGCCCGGCCAGCCCAAGCCGATCCTGACGGGTTTCCTGGCCGACAAGGACGGCGACAAGACGCACGGCCGGCCGGTGTGGGTTGAATGGGCAAAGGACGGTGCGCTGTTGGTCAGCGACGATGTGGGCGGCGTAATCTGGCGCGTAACCGCGCCCGGTGCAGCCCCGGCCAAACCGATTGCGCCGATCAAGTCCGACCTTGTTCCAAAGGAGCCGAAGCTGAACGGGTCGATCGCCACGCCCGACTACCAGTCGAAACTGATGCAGCCGGGACGCTAA
- a CDS encoding helicase-related protein has translation MLSPARVPAKGRDSAVKAVLGPTNTGKTHLAIERMIAHSSGAIGFPLRLLAREVYDRVCAIKGEHQVALITGEERIEPPGARWMLCTAEAMPRNPDLAFIALDEAQLSADPERGHIFTDRLLHTRGREETMLLGSSVIEPVVKALVPGVEVISRPRFSTLSHVEPKKLSRVPPRSAIVAFSAEQVYAIAEMLRRFRGGSAVVMGALSPETRNKQVAMYQAGEVDYLVATDAIGMGLNLDIGHVAFAGLSKFDGKRQRRLTVTEMAQIAGRAGRHQRDGTFSTLAGMGGRTAEFAPEEVFAIEEHRFPPLTKLFWRESDLDFTSIDTLLSGLESPPPEPELAPAPEAIDLAVLRRLSEDPAIAGTVRGERLVERFWAVCSLPDFRQHGAETHSRFVARLWQDLRGGYLGADYVAQAIAQLDNPSGDIDTLQGRISAIRSWAYIAQRPDWVLAKEEMAARARAVEARLSDALHARLTERFVNRRTALLMKKLGPDAGLLPVSLSDTNDVMVDDETIGRLEGFRFVVDPRARHGDHKLLLAAAEKHLSGLLAKRAGALVAAANGDEAEIELEAGEIRWNGAPVARLEAGRDLLDPRLRLDPSLDRLDGASVDHVTMALESWLARRFARPLHALRKLDAASRDADAGPEIRALLLHLVERGGVLARADSGIERLDKRQRHLLRRLGVTVGALDIFAPATLKPAAIAAWHTLATIGGARIPHPSSAMPAVLPAANAGPGYRRCGKQAIRVDLAERLLREAHDARAGNDGSGDGSGARRFRLKPALARSMGLAGASHAALLRDAGFRVIMPRRLDDSEHGAPAPPLWHWRPARPRRPARSHHPRARGTVSPGNPFAELLELVR, from the coding sequence ATGCTCTCGCCCGCGCGGGTTCCAGCAAAGGGCCGCGACAGCGCGGTCAAGGCGGTGCTTGGCCCGACCAACACCGGCAAGACGCACCTGGCGATAGAACGGATGATCGCCCATTCGTCCGGCGCCATCGGATTTCCGCTGCGCCTGCTGGCACGCGAGGTTTACGACCGGGTCTGCGCGATCAAGGGCGAACACCAGGTTGCGCTGATCACCGGCGAGGAACGGATTGAGCCACCCGGCGCGCGCTGGATGCTCTGCACGGCGGAGGCCATGCCGCGCAATCCCGACCTCGCCTTCATCGCGCTGGACGAAGCTCAGCTTTCCGCCGACCCCGAACGCGGGCACATTTTCACGGATCGCCTGCTGCACACGCGCGGCCGCGAAGAGACGATGCTGCTGGGGTCATCGGTGATAGAACCGGTGGTCAAGGCGCTGGTGCCCGGCGTTGAGGTGATAAGCCGCCCGCGCTTTTCAACGCTAAGCCACGTCGAACCCAAAAAGCTCAGCCGCGTGCCGCCGCGCAGCGCGATCGTCGCCTTCTCGGCCGAGCAGGTCTATGCGATCGCGGAAATGCTGCGGCGCTTTCGCGGCGGTTCCGCGGTGGTGATGGGCGCGCTCAGCCCCGAAACGCGCAACAAGCAGGTCGCGATGTACCAGGCGGGCGAGGTCGATTACCTTGTCGCCACCGATGCCATCGGCATGGGGCTGAACCTCGATATCGGCCACGTTGCCTTTGCCGGTCTTTCCAAGTTCGACGGAAAGCGCCAGCGGCGGCTGACCGTTACCGAAATGGCCCAGATCGCCGGACGCGCCGGGCGGCACCAGCGCGACGGCACCTTTTCTACGCTTGCCGGAATGGGTGGCCGCACCGCGGAATTCGCGCCCGAAGAGGTCTTCGCGATCGAGGAGCATCGCTTTCCGCCGCTGACCAAGCTGTTCTGGCGCGAATCCGATCTCGACTTCACGAGCATCGACACGCTTCTTTCGGGGCTTGAAAGCCCGCCGCCGGAACCGGAACTCGCCCCCGCGCCCGAAGCGATAGACCTGGCCGTGCTGCGCCGCCTTTCCGAAGACCCGGCCATTGCCGGAACGGTGCGGGGGGAGCGGCTGGTCGAACGCTTCTGGGCCGTCTGTTCGCTGCCCGATTTCCGCCAGCACGGGGCCGAAACCCATTCACGCTTCGTCGCGCGGCTGTGGCAGGACTTGCGCGGCGGATACCTGGGGGCAGACTATGTCGCCCAGGCGATCGCCCAGCTGGACAACCCTTCGGGCGATATAGACACGCTGCAGGGTCGCATCTCCGCGATCCGCAGCTGGGCCTATATCGCGCAGCGGCCCGACTGGGTGCTGGCGAAGGAAGAGATGGCGGCGCGCGCCCGCGCGGTGGAAGCGCGGCTTTCCGACGCGCTCCACGCGCGGCTGACCGAACGGTTCGTGAACCGGCGCACCGCACTGCTGATGAAGAAGCTCGGCCCCGATGCCGGGCTGCTGCCGGTTTCGCTGTCCGACACGAACGACGTCATGGTGGATGACGAGACCATCGGCCGGCTGGAAGGCTTCCGCTTCGTGGTCGATCCGCGCGCACGGCACGGCGATCACAAGCTGTTGCTGGCAGCGGCGGAAAAGCACCTGTCGGGCCTGCTGGCAAAGCGCGCGGGCGCGCTGGTTGCCGCGGCAAACGGCGACGAAGCGGAAATCGAACTGGAAGCCGGCGAAATCCGCTGGAACGGCGCGCCGGTGGCAAGGCTGGAAGCCGGGCGCGACCTGCTCGACCCGCGCCTGCGGCTCGATCCGTCGCTCGACCGGCTGGACGGCGCCAGCGTCGATCATGTGACCATGGCGCTGGAAAGCTGGCTGGCGCGTCGTTTTGCGCGCCCGCTGCACGCCCTGCGCAAACTGGACGCCGCCAGCCGCGACGCCGATGCCGGGCCGGAGATTCGTGCGCTCCTGCTGCACCTTGTCGAACGCGGCGGCGTGCTGGCGCGCGCGGATTCGGGGATCGAACGGCTCGACAAGCGCCAGCGCCACCTTTTGCGCCGGCTTGGCGTCACGGTGGGGGCGCTCGATATCTTTGCTCCGGCAACGCTGAAGCCTGCGGCAATCGCGGCATGGCATACGCTGGCGACCATTGGCGGCGCGCGCATCCCGCATCCGTCGTCAGCGATGCCTGCCGTGCTGCCCGCCGCCAATGCAGGGCCAGGCTATCGCCGCTGCGGCAAGCAGGCGATCCGCGTCGACCTGGCCGAACGCCTGCTGCGCGAAGCGCACGATGCGCGTGCGGGCAATGACGGCAGCGGGGACGGCAGCGGGGCGCGGCGTTTCAGGCTGAAACCCGCGCTCGCCCGGTCGATGGGCCTTGCCGGGGCAAGCCATGCTGCGCTTCTGCGCGACGCCGGTTTCCGGGTGATCATGCCGCGCCGCCTTGACGATAGCGAGCACGGCGCCCCCGCCCCGCCCCTGTGGCACTGGCGGCCCGCGCGTCCGCGCCGCCCGGCCCGTTCGCACCATCCCAGGGCGCGCGGTACGGTTTCACCGGGCAACCCCTTCGCCGAACTACTGGAGCTGGTGCGCTGA
- a CDS encoding head GIN domain-containing protein yields the protein MLKDIARALAGVAALGIAASLGGCDDANVQFDMDGGVPLSQLDLSGKAPGEVALLGPDAVNITEGKKLAIDVTGDDDAKNRLRFKIDDGTLSIAREKGFFSNSEGVATINLTMPAPRKLVMAGSGKVTAAAMKGEKASIVIAGSGKVSVAKIKADRLKVDVAGSGSVNGSGNVKTLKMTIAGSGDADLSGLSAESADVNIAGSGDARFASDGDVSAKIMGSGEVRVAGRATCTVKSMGSGKLVCENGAVKDSGD from the coding sequence ATGCTGAAGGATATCGCCCGCGCCCTCGCCGGTGTTGCGGCCCTTGGAATCGCCGCCTCGCTTGGCGGCTGCGACGATGCGAACGTGCAATTCGACATGGACGGCGGGGTTCCGCTTTCGCAGCTTGACCTTTCGGGCAAGGCACCCGGTGAAGTGGCATTGCTCGGCCCCGATGCCGTAAACATCACCGAAGGCAAGAAGCTGGCGATAGACGTCACCGGCGATGATGACGCGAAGAACAGGCTGCGCTTCAAGATCGACGACGGAACGCTGTCTATCGCGCGCGAAAAGGGCTTTTTCTCGAACAGCGAAGGCGTTGCCACGATCAACCTGACGATGCCCGCCCCGCGCAAGCTGGTGATGGCCGGATCAGGCAAGGTGACGGCCGCCGCGATGAAGGGTGAAAAGGCGAGCATCGTGATCGCCGGATCGGGCAAGGTCTCCGTCGCGAAGATCAAGGCCGACAGGCTGAAGGTTGACGTTGCTGGATCGGGCAGCGTCAACGGATCGGGCAACGTCAAGACGCTGAAGATGACGATTGCGGGAAGCGGAGACGCCGACCTTTCCGGCCTTAGCGCCGAATCGGCGGACGTGAACATCGCCGGATCGGGCGATGCACGCTTCGCGTCCGATGGCGATGTCAGCGCCAAGATCATGGGTTCGGGCGAAGTGCGCGTGGCCGGACGTGCCACCTGCACGGTCAAGTCCATGGGCTCCGGAAAGCTGGTCTGCGAGAATGGCGCCGTAAAGGATAGCGGAGACTGA
- a CDS encoding acyl-CoA dehydrogenase: MDFTAPTADQVLAMRVCAGIEDLAQSERFAEASMDMVEAIAEGIGALAAGEFAPLNRIGDLEGATLDDGVVTLPDGYAQAYRHFVEQGWGAVAGPVDFGGQGLPFTLATCVIETLGAANMAFTLLPMLTVGAIESLHHHGSEAQKALYLAKLVSGEWSGTMNLTEPQAGSDVGALRTTATPIEDGEHAGKFRIKGTKIFITFGEHQLAENIVHLVLARTPGAPAGSRGISLFVVPKYHVNADGSLGARNDVMCVSIEHKLGINASPTCVMSYGDNDECIGEMVGHENGGLRAMFTMMNSARINVGSQGVQIAERAWQQARTYARERIQSARAGSADKAPVAIVEHPDVRRMLLRMRALTEGARGLLYYTTGQVDRGTLGDEAAQQRAEVLVPMIKAWGTDVGCEVASLGVQIHGGMGFVEETGAAQHYRDARIAPIYEGTNGIQAADLVTRKLGFGNGAVVQALLADVIAAATEVPGLRQLAQDAAAVARWMVEDASVADRLAGSVPFTTMCAVAVAGWQLLRQAEAGGDAAKQVVARYFNEHVAPEARGLANAAMSGASLFYDLDSDVLAG; encoded by the coding sequence ATGGACTTTACCGCTCCAACCGCCGACCAGGTGCTCGCCATGCGCGTTTGCGCCGGAATCGAAGACCTGGCGCAAAGCGAACGCTTCGCCGAAGCGAGCATGGACATGGTCGAAGCCATCGCGGAAGGAATCGGCGCGCTGGCCGCGGGCGAATTCGCGCCGCTCAACCGCATTGGCGACCTTGAAGGCGCAACGCTGGACGATGGCGTCGTCACCCTGCCCGATGGCTATGCGCAGGCCTATCGCCACTTCGTGGAACAAGGCTGGGGCGCGGTGGCCGGGCCGGTCGATTTCGGCGGTCAGGGCCTGCCTTTCACGCTGGCGACGTGCGTTATCGAAACGCTGGGCGCGGCCAACATGGCCTTCACCCTGTTGCCGATGCTGACCGTGGGCGCGATCGAATCGCTGCACCATCACGGCAGCGAAGCGCAAAAGGCGCTTTATCTTGCAAAGCTGGTAAGCGGCGAATGGTCTGGCACGATGAACCTGACCGAACCGCAGGCCGGCAGCGACGTGGGCGCGCTGCGCACCACCGCGACGCCGATCGAGGATGGAGAGCACGCGGGCAAGTTCCGCATCAAGGGCACGAAGATCTTCATCACCTTCGGCGAACACCAACTGGCGGAAAACATCGTCCACCTGGTTCTGGCGCGCACCCCCGGCGCGCCCGCCGGATCGCGCGGCATATCGCTGTTCGTCGTCCCCAAGTACCACGTCAATGCGGACGGCAGCCTTGGCGCGCGCAATGACGTGATGTGCGTTTCCATCGAACACAAGCTGGGCATCAACGCATCGCCCACTTGCGTGATGAGCTATGGCGACAACGATGAATGCATCGGCGAGATGGTGGGGCACGAAAACGGCGGCTTGCGCGCGATGTTCACGATGATGAACTCTGCGCGCATCAACGTGGGCAGCCAGGGCGTGCAGATTGCCGAGCGCGCGTGGCAGCAGGCACGCACCTATGCGCGCGAGCGTATCCAGTCCGCGCGGGCGGGATCGGCCGACAAGGCTCCCGTGGCCATCGTCGAGCACCCTGACGTGCGCCGCATGCTGCTGCGCATGCGTGCGCTTACCGAAGGTGCGCGCGGCCTGCTTTATTACACCACCGGACAGGTCGATCGCGGCACGCTGGGCGACGAAGCCGCGCAGCAACGCGCCGAAGTGCTGGTGCCGATGATAAAGGCCTGGGGCACCGACGTGGGCTGCGAAGTCGCTTCGCTGGGTGTGCAGATCCACGGCGGCATGGGCTTCGTGGAAGAAACCGGCGCAGCGCAGCACTATCGCGATGCGCGCATCGCGCCCATCTATGAAGGCACCAACGGCATCCAGGCGGCCGACCTCGTTACCCGCAAGCTGGGTTTCGGAAACGGCGCGGTTGTGCAGGCGCTGCTTGCTGACGTGATTGCCGCCGCAACCGAGGTGCCGGGCCTGCGCCAGCTGGCGCAGGACGCAGCCGCCGTCGCGCGCTGGATGGTGGAGGACGCTTCGGTGGCAGACCGGCTGGCGGGCAGCGTGCCGTTCACCACGATGTGCGCCGTCGCGGTAGCCGGGTGGCAGTTGCTGCGGCAGGCCGAAGCAGGCGGCGATGCGGCCAAGCAGGTCGTCGCGCGATATTTCAACGAGCACGTTGCCCCCGAAGCGCGCGGCCTTGCCAATGCGGCGATGAGCGGCGCCAGCCTGTTCTACGATCTCGATTCGGACGTGCTGGCCGGATGA
- a CDS encoding CarD family transcriptional regulator, translating into MATKALAFDVGDYVVYPKHGVGRVVELQDEEIAGMKLQLYVLRFEKERMTLRVPVNKVESIGMRKLSSDKTLKEALDTLTQKPKVKRTMWSRRAQEYEAKINSGDLVSIAEVTRDLFRADDQPEQSYSERQIFEAASSRLARELAAMEKTDEPTALQKILAILNEHAPKYYEATA; encoded by the coding sequence ATGGCAACCAAGGCACTGGCCTTCGATGTTGGGGATTACGTCGTCTACCCGAAGCACGGCGTCGGCCGGGTGGTCGAACTTCAGGATGAAGAAATCGCGGGTATGAAGCTGCAGCTCTATGTTCTGCGCTTCGAAAAGGAACGGATGACGCTTCGCGTACCCGTGAACAAGGTTGAATCGATTGGCATGCGCAAGCTGTCGTCGGACAAGACGCTCAAGGAAGCGCTCGACACGTTGACGCAAAAGCCGAAGGTGAAGCGCACCATGTGGTCGCGCCGTGCCCAGGAATACGAAGCCAAGATCAATTCGGGCGACCTTGTGTCGATCGCCGAAGTGACGCGCGACCTGTTCCGTGCCGACGACCAGCCCGAACAGTCCTATTCCGAACGCCAGATCTTCGAGGCGGCGTCTTCGCGCCTCGCCCGCGAACTGGCCGCGATGGAAAAGACCGACGAGCCGACCGCGCTGCAGAAGATCCTCGCGATCCTCAACGAACACGCACCGAAGTATTACGAAGCCACCGCCTGA
- a CDS encoding GAF domain-containing protein codes for MYDFKPAEDAPKAETYRELAASARALVEGEADPVANMANIAALIWQFVPRLNWAGFYRTAPGELVLGPFIGKPACIRIPLGQGVCGTAAQSGQTQLVEDVHAFPGHIACDAESASELVVPVRHDGMVVAVIDLDSPETNRFDAEDAAGIEALARAVAAHIAGG; via the coding sequence ATGTACGATTTCAAACCCGCCGAAGACGCGCCAAAGGCCGAAACCTATCGCGAACTTGCCGCCAGCGCCCGCGCGCTGGTGGAAGGAGAGGCCGACCCGGTTGCCAACATGGCCAACATCGCCGCGCTGATCTGGCAATTCGTGCCCCGGCTGAACTGGGCCGGTTTCTATCGCACCGCGCCGGGCGAGCTTGTGCTTGGCCCGTTCATCGGCAAGCCCGCCTGCATCCGCATCCCGCTGGGTCAGGGCGTATGTGGCACGGCGGCCCAAAGCGGGCAGACCCAGCTGGTGGAGGATGTCCACGCCTTTCCCGGCCATATTGCCTGCGACGCCGAAAGCGCATCCGAACTGGTTGTGCCCGTGCGCCATGACGGCATGGTTGTTGCCGTGATCGATCTGGACAGTCCGGAGACGAACCGCTTCGATGCCGAAGACGCGGCCGGGATCGAAGCTTTGGCCCGGGCCGTGGCGGCGCATATCGCGGGCGGCTGA